From a single Arachis hypogaea cultivar Tifrunner chromosome 3, arahy.Tifrunner.gnm2.J5K5, whole genome shotgun sequence genomic region:
- the LOC112788977 gene encoding transcription termination factor MTERF2, chloroplastic yields MLFLCQKCSLYLLPCSFVPFKSKSICNQTSTSTILNCHNPHSQDAPDEHHQSPVHRKHNSKSTNFLLQNLSQNNQNQQQLTAPQKIELEEHPIMPHQEKVKLLELSLVRKRTPQFPGSIYVQSPSDSDVGSSLPPIRNLFQSSVDNDGGGHVDEEEEEMIMRAVEIRRKVTLEIFKEAMMKEGRFGITYTTNLANRLQGFLDYVMIEAASLKRMPEYSNSSFNLRAKTVIEDSQVVPLIRWLKHNELSYPQISKLILLSRGRIDLIRDRVQWLKSIHVKGEFLGVALVKGGENILHRSYKELDEIVEYLVSNGVRRDWVGYVISRCPQLLSYSLEEVKTCVAFYVDMGMNEKDFGTMVFDFPRALGHLTMEEMNQKVNYLKEFGLKNEDVGKLLAFRPQLMGCSIEEQWKPLVKYFYYYGITKDGMRRMLTLKPMVFCTDLKLNIVPKVKFFQDIGVRDDAIGNMLVKFPTLLTYSLNKKIRPVVIFLMTKAGVTEKDIAKVVALGPELLGCSIVQKLEVNVKYFLSLGIHVRQLGEMVADFPLLLRYNPDVLRPKYVYLRRTMIRPLQDIIEFPRFFSYSLEGRIIPRHKVLVENQLNIKLRYMLASSDVQFKKLVNDLIRKRNKFQSGVAGEEEEETQSEAVIPGDTATKLQS; encoded by the exons ATGCTATTTTTATGTCAAAAATGCAGCCTTTACCTTCTTCCATGCTCCTTTGTACCATTCAAATCAAAGTCCATCTGCAACCAAACTTCAACTTCCACCATTCTCAACTGCCATAACCCACATTCCCAAGATGCCCCAGATGAACATCATCAGAGCCCCGTTCACCGcaaacacaattccaaatccacaAACTTTCTCCTTCAGAACCTTTCCCAGAACAACCAGAATCAGCAGCAACTCACTGCTCCCCAAAAGATTGAACTTGAAGAACACCCCATCATGCCCCACCAAGAAAAGGTGAAACTTTTGGAACTTTCCCTTGTTAGGAAGAGGACCCCTCAGTTCCCTGGTTCCATCTATGTTCAGTCCCCAAGTGACTCTGATGTGGGTTCTTCTCTTCCACCTATAAGAAACCTTTTTCAATCAAGTGTTGACAATGATGGTGGTGGCCATGttgatgaagaagaggaggagatgATAATGCGTGCAGTTGAGATTCGTAGGAAGGTGACTTTGGAGATTTTCAAAGAAGCCATGATGAAGGAGGGTAGGTTTGGAATCACTTACACTACTAACTTGGCTAATAGGCTGCAAGGTTTCCTTGACTATGTTATGATTGAAGCTGCTAGCTTGAAGAGGATGCCAGAATATTCTAACTCTAGTTTCAATTTGCGCGCCAAAACCGTCATTGAGGACTCCCAGGTTGTGCCACTTATCAG ATGGTTGAAGCATAATGAACTATCATATCCTCAGATATCAAAGCTCATTTTGTTGTCAAGAGGAAGAATTGATTTGATAAGGGACCGTGTCCAGTGGTTGAAGTCGATTCATGTGAAAGGGGAGTTCCTTGGGGTTGCGCTTGTTAAGGGTGGTGAGAATATTTTGCACCGCAGCTATAAGGAACTTGATGAGATTGTTGAGTATCTGGTGTCCAATGGAGTTAGGAGAGACTGGGTGGGTTATGTCATTAGTCGATGTCCTCAATTGTTGTCGTACAGCTTAGAAGAAGTGAAGACTTGTGTGGCGTTCTATGTCGATATGGGTATGAATGAGAAGGATTTTGGCACAATGGTTTTTGATTTCCCCAGAGCACTTGGTCACTTAACTATGGAAGAAATGAACCAAAAG GTTAATTACTTGAAAGAATTTGGGCTTAAAAATGAGGATGTTGGCAAGTTGCTAGCATTTAGGCCACAATTGATGGGTTGTAGCATTGAAGAACAGTGGAAACCTCTTGTTAAGTATTTCTACTATTATGGAATCACTAAAGATGGCATGAGGAGAATGCTTACCCTTAAACCAATGGTCTTTTGTACCGATTTGAAGTTGAATATTGTTCCAAAG GTAAAATTTTTTCAGGACATAGGGGTTAGAGATGATGCAATTGGCAACATGCTTGTGAAGTTTCCTACTCTACTCACTTACAGCCTCAACAAGAAGATTAGGCCAGTG GTTATATTCTTGATGACCAAAGCTGGAGTAACTGAGAAAGATATTGCCAAGGTTGTAGCTCTGGGACCTGAGCTCTTGGGATGCAGCATTGTACAAAAGCTTGAAGtaaatgttaaatattttttgtctctTGGCATACATGTCCGGCAGCTAGGTGAGATGGTTGCCGATTTCCCATTGCTGCTCAGATACAATCCCGATGTCCTTCGGCCTAAGTATGTTTATCTGCGGCGAACCATGATCCGACCTTTGCAAGATATCATCGAGTTTCCAAG GTTTTTCAGCTATTCTCTTGAAGGGCGAATTATCCCAAGACACAAGGTTCTTGTGGAGAATCAGCTTAATATTAAGCTGAGATACATGCTGGCTAGCAGTGATGTACAATTCAAGAAACTGGTCAATGATCTCATCAGAAAGCGCAACAAGTTTCAGTCTGGTGTTGCTGgcgaagaggaggaagagactCAATCCGAGGCTGTTATTCCAGGGGATACTGCTACTAAACTCcaatcataa
- the LOC112788975 gene encoding probable LRR receptor-like serine/threonine-protein kinase At2g16250, with the protein MVDQRNIVSFIPLFLLLWLKLFHFELTLEQQVQQLSSPAERAALLQLRSSLGLRSKEWPRKADPCSNWIGVRCQNGRVVGINISGFRRTRIGRRNPQFSVEALANLTLLQSFNASNFRLPGPIPDWFGQKLHSLRVLDLRSCFITGVIPPGVGNLTNLTSLYLSDNNLTGVLPNSLGQLSVLSVLDLSKNFINGSLPTWFASLGNLSSLDISANHLSGSIPPGIGTLSKLQFLVLRQNNFTGALPVELWSLPQLSFLDVSSNNFTGQLPNSSSIANATVGQLNISHNMFYGGLTTILRRFSSVDLSGNYFEGNVLDFMVNASIGRNCLRNVTGQRTLAECASFYAARGLAFDNFGRPNSTGDSAGKASGMSNKTKILIAAISGGVGLFVLLLLLILLLLCIRKRGNSSQRGNGVGPAPAGGSPPHPGAGSSIKFSSVGDSFSYHELLQATSDFSDASLIKHGHSGDLFNGVLESGIPVVIKRIDIRSTQKDAYLSELDFFNKVSHPRFVPLLGHCLETENEKFLIYKAMPNGDLSSCLHYKKTVSEDDKLKSLDWITRLKIATGAAEALAYLHHECNPPIVHRDVQASSILLEDKYEVRLGSLSEACPQDGDTQQSKITRLLRLPQSSEQGTSGSSTSVCAYDVYCFGKVLLELVTGKLGISAASDAEAKEWLEQILPCITIYDKERITKIVDPSLIVDDEDLLEEVWAVAIVARTCLNPKPSRRPQMRHVLRALENPFKVVREENSSSARLRSTSSRGSWNATLFGSWRQSSSDVAVIPAASSTRIERESSLKHSGTTGSEISLQNVGGDMSSISPEPSGVEGLKS; encoded by the exons ATGGTGGATCAGCGAAACATAGTATCGTTTATTcccttgttcttgttgttgtggTTGAAGCTGTTTCATTTTGAGCTCACATTGGAGCAGCAGGTTCAGCAACTGAGTTCACCAGCTGAAAGAGCAGCACTGCTTCAACTTCGGTCCTCGCTCGGATTGAGGTCCAAGGAATGGCCAAGAAAGGCTGATCCTTGCTCAAACTGGATTGGTGTAAGGTGCCAGAATGGTAGAGTTGTTGGGATCAACATCTCTGGCTTTAGGAGAACCAGAATTGGTCGGCGAAATCCACAGTTTTCTGTAGAAGCCTTGGCCAATTTGACCCTCTTGCAGTCCTTCAATGCCTCCAATTTCCGGCTTCCCGGTCCTATCCCTGATTGGTTTGGCCAGAAGCTCCATTCACTTCGTGTGCTTGATCTTCGGTCTTGCTTCATTACCGGTGTTATTCCCCCTGGTGTTGGGAATTTAACCAACCTGACTAGCCTCTATCTGTCTGATAACAATCTAACTGGTGTGCTTCCTAATAGTCTTGGTCAACTCTCAGTACTTTCAGTTCTTGATCTCTCCAAGAATTTTATTAATGGATCCTTGCCAACATGGTTTGCATCTCTTGGGAATCTTTCTTCCCTTGACATCTCGGCTAATCATCTATCCGGCTCAATTCCCCCTGGCATTGGGACACTATCTAAGTTGCAATTCTTAGTGCTGAGACAGAACAATTTCACTGGTGCTTTACCTGTAGAGCTATGGTCTCTGCCACAACTGAGCTTCCTCGATGTCTCCAGCAATAACTTCACTGGCCAGCTTCCAAATTCTAGTTCCATTGCTAATGCTACTGTTGGGCAGCTCAATATTTCCCATAACATGTTTTATGGAGGCCTTACTACTATCCTTAGAAGGTTTAGTTCTGTTGATCTGTCAGGCAATTATTTTGAAGGCAATGTTCTGGACTTCATGGTTAATGCATCTATAGGTAGGAATTGCCTCCGAAATGTGACAGGGCAGAGGACACTAGCAGAATGTGCATCATTTTATGCTGCAAGGGGCCTTGCTTTTGATAATTTTGGACGTCCGAATTCAACAGGAGATTCTGCAGGAAAGGCGTCCGGAATGagcaataaaactaaaattttaattgcaGCGATCTCAGGTGGGGTTGGTTTATTTGTGCTGCTGCTGTTACTCATTCTGCTTCTGCTATGCATTCGTAAGAGGGGTAATTCAAGTCAAAGGGGCAACGGCGTGGGTCCTGCTCCAGCTGGAGGCAGTCCTCCACATCCCGGTGCTGGTTCATCAATAAAGTTCTCAAGTGTAGGAGATTCATTTTCATATCATGAACTACTTCAGGCTACAAGTGATTTCAGTGATGCAAGTCTTATTAAACATGGTCACAGTGGGGACCTCTTTAATGGTGTTTTGGAAAGTGGCATTCCTGTAGTCATCAAAAGGATTGACATCCGATCAACTCAGAAGGATGCTTACTTGTCGGAATTGGATTTTTTCAATAAGGTTTCTCATCCGAGATTTGTTCCCTTGTTGGGTCACTGCTTAGAGACTGAGAATGAAAAGTTTCTCATTTATAAAGCTATGCCAAATGGGGACTTGTCGAGTTGCTTGCACTACAAAAAGACGGTGTCTGAAGATGATAAATTGAAGTCACTGGACTGGATAACAAGGTTAAAAATTGCTACTGGAGCAGCAGAGGCCCTGGCTTATCTACATCATGAATGTAATCCACCAATTGTTCATAG AGATGTCCAAGCAAGCAGTATACTTTTAGAAGATAAATACGAAGTTCGGTTAGGGAGTCTAAGTGAAGCATGCCCTCAAGATGGGGATACTCAACAAAGCAAAATTACCCGGTTGCTACGGTTGCCCCA GTCTTCTGAACAAGGCACATCTG GTTCGTCAACATCGGTTTGTGCCTATGACGTGTATTGTTTTGGGAAAGTTTTACTTGAGCTGGTGACTGGCAAGCTGGGAATCAGTGCAGCCAGTGATGCCGAAGCGAAGGAATGGCTGGAGCAGATTCTACCTTGCATTACTATTTATGACAAGGAGCGTATAACAAAAATAGTGGATCCATCTCTTATCGTTGATGACGAGGATTTATTAGAGGAAGTGTGGGCAGTGGCCATTGTTGCCAGGACttgcctaaatcctaaaccttcAAGAAGACCCCAAATGAGACATGTTCTGAGGGCTTTAGAAAACCCTTTTAAAGTTGTAAGGGAAGAAAATTCCAGTTCTGCTCGGCTTAGATCAACTTCATCGAGAGGCTCATGGAACGCTACATTGTTTGGTAGTTGGCGTCAGAGTTCATCCGATGTAGCAGTAATTCCAGCAGCCTCTAGTACAAGAATAGAAAGAGAGAGTAGTTTAAAGCATTCGGGAACTACCGGCTCGGAGATTAGCCTCCAAAATGTTGGTGGTGATATGTCATCCATATCTCCAGAACCATCTGGAGTTGAAGGCCTGAAGTCTTGA